In Rhizoctonia solani chromosome 7, complete sequence, one DNA window encodes the following:
- a CDS encoding ubiquitin family protein, with product MKIRLRTPEQKTFEVDIDPQDTILNLREKVGILAEHRANILKLLYAGRTLADDQKTIESLNLKENHWIFIQLLQTHEFVSAQANTSATSEPTASLPTLNAPEHPREGGIDSKSDEIQQIHTSPHGIKGSGYTGSFTARATPQQIVKDLVYMSSDQDELVQALRASFRDSERAAKRAATGARGGSFTSSDPFSGYDIPSGGFIICRPQPTELPGHIRETDPKDPDERFSPTKCELAFPSSDGHAELAEGTMPEELRAPTTVNTRPPSIGPEGGRVTIESLQSDSLVQLICDHAHMHPDIVHCLIEELIQSKPQVASLMMTLMMTDPERFTMIFGPDNRLGRIHYGADFTKEEKEVLKRPLPA from the exons ATGAAGATTAGATTAAGGACACCCGAG CAAAAAACCTTTGAGGTCGATATAGATCCCCAGGACACCATCCTTAACCTTAGGGAAAAGGTTGGGATCCTGGCAGAACACCGAGCGAACATTTTGAAGCTCTTGTACGCGG GAAGAACGCTGGCCGATGATCAAAAAACCATTGAGTCCCTGAACCTCAAGGAGAATCACTGGATCTTCATTCAGCTGTTACAA ACGCATGAATTTGTCTCTGCGCAAGCCAATACGAGTGCTACCTCCGAACCGACCGCTTCTCTGCCGACATTGAACGCGCCCGAACATCCGCGTGAGGGTGGAATTGATAGTAAAAGTGATGAGATACAACAGATACATACATCACCACATGGCATCAAAGGCTCTGGTTACACTGGCTCCTTTACTGCGCGTGCAACACCTCAACAAATAGTCAAGGATTTGGTATACATGAGCTCTGACCAAGATGAGCTAGTGCAGGCTTTAAGAGCTAGTTTTCGAGACAGCGAACGCGCCGCCAAACGCGCCGCAACC GGGGCTCGCGGGGGCTCGTTTACGTCGTCCGACCCATTTTCTGGATACGATATTCCCAGCGGCGGTTTCATTATCTGTAGGCCACAGCCCACAGAATTACCAGGTCATATTCGAGAGACAGATCCCAAGGATCCCGATGAGCGCTTTAGCCCGACTAAATGTGAGCTAGCATTCCCAAGTTCTGATGGTCACGCAGAGCTGGCTGAAGGAACCATGCCTGAGGAACTTAGGGCACCTACTACCGTCAATACGCGTCCACCCAGCATTGGTCCTGAGGGAGGTCGTGTTACTATCGAGTCCCTTCAAAGCGATTCCCTCGTACAACTGATTTGCGATCATGCTCACATGCATCCCGATATTGTACATTGTCTCATTGAGGAACTTATTCAATCAAAACCGCAAGTTGCATCGCTTATGATGACCCTTATGATGACGGATCCAGAAAGATTTACCATGATCTTCGGCCCAGATAATCGTCTGGGGAGAATACACTATGGCGCCGATTTCACAAAAGAAGAGAAAGAGGTGCTCAAAAGG CCTCTTCCAGCTTGA